The following coding sequences are from one uncultured Devosia sp. window:
- a CDS encoding SH3 domain-containing protein, producing the protein MAKKKQQSNWVGWVILGVIGLGIYHFGIANPQGTPGRTSSVARPAQPATATPAPAPLSAPRYVNVATLNVRHTPDTSGPLIMTLPRGTALHVLGRENGWLLIDVNPTLEGWVSEQLTTTQAPQQRLVPPAGLTGSR; encoded by the coding sequence ATGGCCAAGAAGAAGCAGCAATCGAACTGGGTGGGTTGGGTCATCCTCGGCGTGATCGGCCTCGGCATCTATCACTTCGGGATTGCCAATCCGCAGGGCACGCCCGGGCGCACCAGTTCCGTCGCGAGGCCGGCGCAACCGGCAACAGCGACACCCGCCCCGGCGCCGCTCTCGGCGCCCCGCTATGTCAATGTGGCTACGCTCAATGTCCGGCACACGCCCGATACGTCGGGCCCGCTGATCATGACCTTGCCGCGCGGCACGGCGCTGCATGTGCTCGGCCGCGAGAATGGCTGGCTGCTGATCGACGTCAACCCGACGCTCGAAGGCTGGGTGTCAGAGCAGCTCACCACCACCCAGGCGCCGCAGCAGCGCCTCGTGCCACCCGCCGGCTTGACCGGCTCGCGCTAG